Proteins from one Arthrobacter sp. DNA4 genomic window:
- a CDS encoding MaoC/PaaZ C-terminal domain-containing protein encodes MTVQQPVVLAEMPSLSKLYVNAAAQAARRRLLGTHDSSVLPAESHEVRDVTVGVENLTAYQHLIGETASDVLPAGFIHAIAFPLAMSVMNRDDFPLPLLGMIHLRNSVEQRSPLVFTDVLDMTARVENLRGHRAGTQVDVVAEVRRAYSSDVHWCGVSTYLAKGVFLPGIDKPTATPPKADFTAPDPTALWHLGVDTGRAYAAVSGDFNPIHLSVLSAKALGMRRSIAHGMYLASRALADVGPARGDSFRWDVEFEAPVFLPSRVALEIATEQGGSGAWKRSSFVAWSPRSGRRHFSGTVSAL; translated from the coding sequence ATGACAGTCCAGCAACCGGTGGTCCTGGCCGAGATGCCGTCATTGTCCAAGCTCTACGTGAATGCGGCCGCGCAGGCGGCACGGCGCAGGCTCCTGGGCACGCATGACTCTTCCGTCCTCCCGGCGGAGAGCCATGAAGTCAGGGACGTCACGGTGGGGGTCGAGAACCTTACGGCCTATCAGCACCTGATCGGCGAGACGGCCAGTGACGTCCTCCCTGCAGGCTTCATCCACGCCATCGCATTCCCGTTGGCCATGAGCGTCATGAACAGGGACGATTTCCCGTTGCCCCTGCTGGGGATGATCCACCTGCGCAACAGCGTTGAGCAAAGATCACCGCTGGTGTTCACCGATGTTCTTGACATGACCGCCCGCGTGGAAAACCTCCGCGGCCACCGTGCGGGGACGCAAGTGGACGTCGTGGCGGAAGTGCGGCGTGCTTACTCCAGTGATGTGCATTGGTGCGGGGTTTCTACTTACCTGGCCAAGGGAGTGTTCCTGCCGGGGATCGACAAGCCCACAGCCACCCCGCCCAAGGCGGATTTCACTGCACCTGACCCAACGGCCCTGTGGCACCTGGGCGTGGACACCGGCCGTGCGTACGCAGCAGTCTCGGGGGACTTCAACCCCATCCACCTGAGTGTGCTCTCGGCCAAAGCCCTGGGAATGCGGCGGTCGATAGCGCACGGCATGTACCTGGCGTCCCGGGCGCTCGCGGACGTTGGCCCCGCCCGGGGCGACTCGTTCAGGTGGGACGTGGAGTTCGAGGCCCCGGTCTTCCTGCCCTCCCGGGTCGCCCTGGAGATCGCGACGGAACAGGGCGGGTCCGGGGCGTGGAAGCGCTCCAGCTTTGTCGCCTGGAGTCCGCGGTCGGGGCGGCGCCATTTCAGCGGGACGGTTTCGGCCCTGTAA